The Deinococcus sedimenti genome window below encodes:
- a CDS encoding ArsR/SmtB family transcription factor produces the protein MSDLTQALTVSTPEQARLLLDPALLTPLGHLLRGEVSAAELARACGLSVQQAHHRLTRLRAAGLVVVTQEQARAGRPVKRYRAAAQAFRVPFALTDHATLADLVAGLHRDLLARQHERVGRMLAAQPGRTLNIHLNDRGQVTLDFAGFEDVMDSAISAHRLAYLSPADAQELETRLQALFDWLDERAQPRADGLVPRLLGVFLTPGDA, from the coding sequence GTGAGTGACCTTACACAGGCCCTGACGGTGAGCACGCCCGAGCAGGCACGGCTGCTCCTAGACCCGGCGCTGCTGACGCCGCTGGGGCACCTGCTGCGCGGCGAGGTCAGCGCCGCTGAACTGGCGCGTGCGTGCGGCCTGAGCGTGCAGCAGGCGCATCACCGCCTGACCCGGCTGCGCGCGGCGGGGCTGGTGGTCGTCACGCAGGAGCAGGCGCGCGCCGGGCGGCCCGTGAAACGCTACCGGGCGGCGGCGCAGGCGTTCCGCGTGCCGTTCGCGCTGACGGACCACGCGACCCTCGCGGACCTCGTGGCGGGCCTGCACCGCGACCTGCTGGCGCGGCAGCACGAGCGGGTGGGGCGGATGCTGGCCGCGCAGCCGGGCCGCACCCTGAACATCCACCTGAATGACCGGGGGCAGGTGACGCTGGACTTCGCCGGGTTCGAGGACGTGATGGACAGCGCCATCAGCGCGCATCGCCTCGCCTACCTCAGCCCGGCGGACGCGCAGGAACTCGAGACGAGGTTGCAGGCTCTGTTCGACTGGCTCGACGAGCGCGCCCAGCCGCGCGCGGACGGCCTCGTGCCGCGCCTGCTGGGCGTGTTCCTCACACCGGGGGACGCGTAG
- the recD2 gene encoding SF1B family DNA helicase RecD2, with translation MSAAPTEAFRVTGGVNKVRFRADSGFTVMTARIRNAEGEDPDATVIGVMPPLEAGDTFSADVLMEEHREYGYQYRVLNLVLEAQPADLTEAGIAAYLEARVGGVGKVLAGRIASTFGAATFDILEGDPDRLLQVPGVTASTLHKMTSSWSQQGLERRLLAGLQGLGLSITQAQRAVKHFGEAALERLTADLFTLTEVEGIGFLTADKLWQAQGGALDDPRRLTAAAVYALQQAAQQGGHSYLPRARAEKGVVHYTRVTPAQARLAVETAVELGRLSDDTPPLLDTQDALHDPSRIYLPPTLRAEKKLASLIRTLIATPPAGDEWTVPKGAAKGLSAEQAGVLDLLADHRLVVLTGGPGTGKSTTTRAVADLAEKLGLEVGLCAPTGKAARRLGEVTGRTASTIHRLLGYGPAGFRHNHLEPAPYDLLIVDEVSMCGDGLMLSLLAAVAPGARVLLVGDTDQLPPVDAGLPLHALTETAPTVRLTQVYRQAAENPIIRAAHGLLHGQAPAWGDPRLNLTETEPDVGARRVALLVRDMGGPTQVQVLTPMRKGPLGVEMLNHHLQSLFNPGEGGVRIGDSHARPGDIVVQTKNDYTNEVFNGTIGTVLKADGSRLTVDFDGNIVELAGAELFNLQLGYALTVHRAQGSEWGTVLGVLHEAHMPMLSRNLVYTALTRARERFYAVGSATAWQRAASRQREERCTALLERIRAR, from the coding sequence ATGTCAGCTGCCCCAACCGAGGCGTTCCGCGTGACCGGCGGCGTGAACAAGGTGCGATTCCGCGCCGACTCGGGCTTCACGGTCATGACCGCCCGCATCCGCAACGCCGAGGGCGAGGACCCCGACGCGACCGTCATCGGCGTCATGCCGCCCCTGGAAGCCGGGGACACCTTCAGCGCCGACGTGCTCATGGAGGAACACCGCGAGTACGGCTACCAGTACCGCGTGCTGAACCTCGTGCTGGAGGCTCAACCCGCCGACCTGACCGAGGCGGGCATCGCCGCGTACCTGGAAGCGCGGGTGGGCGGCGTGGGCAAGGTTCTGGCCGGGCGGATCGCCAGTACCTTCGGCGCGGCGACCTTCGACATCCTGGAAGGCGACCCGGACCGCCTGCTGCAGGTGCCGGGCGTGACGGCCAGCACCCTGCACAAGATGACGTCCAGCTGGTCGCAGCAGGGCCTGGAACGCCGCCTGCTCGCGGGACTCCAGGGGCTGGGTCTGAGCATCACGCAGGCGCAGCGGGCCGTGAAACACTTCGGCGAGGCCGCGCTTGAACGCCTGACCGCCGACCTGTTCACCCTGACCGAGGTCGAGGGCATCGGGTTCCTGACCGCCGACAAGCTGTGGCAGGCGCAGGGCGGCGCGCTGGACGACCCGCGCCGCCTGACGGCCGCCGCCGTGTACGCGCTGCAGCAGGCGGCGCAGCAGGGTGGGCACTCGTACCTGCCGCGCGCCCGTGCGGAGAAGGGCGTGGTGCACTACACCCGCGTGACGCCCGCCCAGGCCCGGCTGGCCGTCGAGACGGCCGTGGAACTGGGCCGCCTGAGCGACGACACGCCCCCGCTGCTGGACACGCAGGACGCGCTGCACGACCCCAGCCGCATCTACCTGCCGCCCACCCTGCGCGCCGAGAAGAAACTCGCCAGCCTGATCCGCACGCTGATCGCCACGCCCCCCGCCGGGGACGAGTGGACCGTGCCCAAAGGCGCGGCGAAGGGCCTGTCCGCCGAGCAGGCGGGCGTACTGGACCTGCTGGCCGATCACCGACTGGTCGTCCTGACCGGCGGCCCTGGCACCGGCAAGAGCACCACCACCCGCGCCGTCGCGGACCTTGCGGAGAAGCTGGGGCTGGAGGTCGGCCTGTGCGCCCCGACCGGCAAGGCCGCCCGCCGTCTGGGCGAGGTGACGGGCCGCACGGCGAGCACCATTCACCGCCTGCTGGGGTACGGCCCGGCGGGCTTCCGGCACAACCACCTCGAACCCGCGCCGTACGACCTGCTGATCGTGGACGAGGTCAGCATGTGCGGCGACGGCCTGATGCTGTCGCTGCTCGCGGCGGTCGCGCCCGGCGCGCGGGTGCTGCTGGTCGGCGACACGGACCAGCTGCCCCCGGTGGATGCCGGGCTGCCCCTGCACGCCCTGACCGAGACGGCCCCCACCGTGCGCCTGACGCAGGTGTACCGGCAGGCGGCCGAGAACCCCATCATCCGCGCCGCGCACGGCCTGCTGCACGGACAGGCTCCCGCGTGGGGCGACCCCCGATTGAACCTCACGGAGACCGAGCCCGACGTCGGCGCGCGACGCGTGGCGCTGCTCGTGCGCGACATGGGCGGCCCCACGCAGGTGCAGGTCCTGACCCCCATGCGCAAGGGCCCGCTGGGCGTGGAGATGCTCAACCACCACCTCCAGAGCCTCTTCAACCCCGGCGAGGGCGGCGTGCGCATCGGGGACTCGCACGCGCGGCCCGGCGACATCGTCGTGCAGACGAAGAACGACTACACCAACGAGGTCTTCAACGGTACGATCGGCACCGTCCTGAAGGCCGACGGCTCGCGCCTGACCGTGGATTTCGACGGGAACATCGTCGAACTGGCCGGGGCGGAACTGTTCAACCTGCAACTCGGGTACGCGCTGACCGTGCACCGCGCGCAGGGCAGCGAGTGGGGCACCGTGCTGGGCGTCCTGCACGAGGCGCACATGCCGATGCTGAGCCGCAACCTCGTGTACACCGCCCTGACCCGCGCACGCGAACGCTTCTACGCCGTGGGGTCCGCGACCGCGTGGCAGCGCGCCGCGTCCCGCCAGCGTGAGGAACGGTGCACCGCGCTGCTCGAACGCATCCGCGCCCGCTGA
- a CDS encoding CTP synthase — MKYIFVTGGVVSSLGKGVASASLGALLRARGYKVTAVKIDPYINIDAGTMRPYEHGECFVTASGAETDLDIGNYERFLDLDIPAGSNITTGQVYQEVIRKERAGDYLSQTVQVIPHVTDEIKRRVRAAGERAGAEIVLIEVGGTVGDIESLPFLEAIRQFKFDEGDENVLYLHLTLVPYLGTSNEFKTKPTQHSVAELRSVGISPDIVMVRSKEKLPPEITRKIAAFTSVRENRVFSSFDVSHVYEVPLALEEQGLGKTVEDILGLERIHPNLGVWQNAVRTIKQPAREVTIAIAGKYTAMPDAYLSLMESLTHAGIANDAKVNIQWVNAEDLADPSVTDADVKATLEGADGILVPGGFGIRGIEGKIRAAQYARESGTPYLGICLGMQIAVIEYARHKAGLDGANSAEFDEYAPHKVIDLMPEQLEVAGMGGTMRLGDWPMDLQAGTKIAELYGVPQGGTVRERHRHRFEVNPAYTQQLKDAGLVISGVTPGVEGRGAGLVETIEIPGHPYFVALQAHPEFKSRPMRPSPPFAGLIKAALDAQQA; from the coding sequence ATGAAATACATCTTCGTTACAGGCGGCGTCGTCAGCAGCCTCGGTAAAGGCGTGGCCAGCGCGTCCCTCGGGGCACTGCTGCGCGCCCGTGGGTACAAGGTCACGGCCGTCAAGATCGACCCGTACATCAACATCGACGCGGGCACCATGCGCCCCTACGAGCACGGCGAGTGCTTCGTCACCGCGTCCGGCGCCGAGACCGACCTGGACATCGGCAACTACGAACGCTTCCTGGACCTCGACATCCCGGCGGGCAGCAACATCACGACCGGGCAGGTGTACCAGGAGGTCATCCGCAAGGAACGCGCCGGGGACTACCTCTCGCAGACCGTGCAGGTCATCCCGCACGTCACCGACGAGATCAAACGCCGCGTCCGCGCCGCCGGGGAACGCGCCGGGGCCGAGATCGTCCTGATCGAGGTGGGCGGCACCGTCGGCGACATCGAAAGCCTGCCGTTCCTCGAAGCGATCCGGCAGTTCAAGTTCGACGAGGGCGACGAGAACGTCCTGTACCTGCACCTGACGCTCGTGCCGTACCTGGGCACCAGCAACGAGTTCAAGACCAAACCCACCCAGCACTCGGTCGCGGAACTGCGCAGCGTGGGCATCAGCCCCGACATCGTCATGGTGCGCAGCAAGGAGAAACTCCCGCCCGAGATCACCCGCAAAATCGCCGCGTTCACCTCGGTGCGCGAGAACCGCGTCTTTTCCAGCTTCGACGTCTCCCACGTGTACGAGGTGCCCCTCGCGCTGGAGGAACAGGGCCTCGGCAAGACCGTCGAGGACATCCTGGGGCTGGAGCGCATCCATCCGAACCTCGGCGTGTGGCAGAACGCCGTGCGCACCATCAAGCAGCCCGCGCGTGAAGTCACGATCGCCATCGCCGGGAAGTACACCGCGATGCCCGACGCGTACCTGAGCCTCATGGAGTCCCTGACGCACGCCGGGATCGCCAACGACGCCAAAGTCAACATCCAGTGGGTGAACGCCGAGGACCTCGCGGACCCCAGCGTCACCGACGCCGACGTGAAAGCCACCCTGGAAGGCGCCGACGGCATCCTCGTCCCCGGCGGCTTCGGCATCCGCGGCATCGAGGGCAAGATCCGCGCCGCGCAGTACGCCCGCGAAAGCGGCACCCCGTACCTGGGCATCTGCCTGGGCATGCAGATCGCCGTGATCGAATACGCCCGCCACAAGGCAGGGCTCGACGGCGCGAACAGCGCCGAGTTCGACGAGTACGCCCCCCACAAGGTCATTGACCTGATGCCCGAACAGCTCGAAGTCGCCGGGATGGGCGGCACCATGCGCCTCGGCGACTGGCCCATGGACCTCCAGGCGGGCACGAAAATCGCCGAACTGTACGGCGTTCCGCAGGGCGGCACCGTCCGCGAACGCCACCGCCACCGCTTCGAGGTGAACCCCGCGTACACCCAGCAGCTCAAGGACGCCGGGCTCGTCATCAGCGGCGTCACCCCCGGCGTCGAGGGACGCGGCGCGGGCCTCGTGGAAACCATCGAGATTCCCGGCCACCCGTACTTCGTGGCCCTGCAGGCCCACCCGGAATTCAAGAGCCGCCCCATGCGCCCCAGCCCCCCCTTCGCCGGACTGATCAAGGCCGCGCTGGACGCCCAGCAGGCATAA
- the coaE gene encoding dephospho-CoA kinase (Dephospho-CoA kinase (CoaE) performs the final step in coenzyme A biosynthesis.), producing the protein MRTPRRIGLTGSIGAGKSTVATLLRSRGLTVLDADEQARLVTQDPAVLAEIEARFPGVVVDGTLDRAALAGRVFGDAAALADLNAITHPRVRARIAALEAQAAARGERAVVQDVPLLFEGGLEASMDAVIVVDAPLSLRVRRVMERSGLTEAEVLARDARQMPAEQKRQRATVVIENDRDLPHLEAQVNAALRQLGLDG; encoded by the coding sequence ATGAGAACACCCCGGCGAATCGGCCTGACCGGCAGCATCGGCGCGGGCAAGAGCACCGTCGCGACCCTGCTGCGCTCGCGCGGGCTGACCGTGCTGGACGCCGACGAACAGGCGCGGCTGGTCACGCAGGACCCGGCCGTCCTGGCCGAGATCGAAGCCAGGTTCCCCGGCGTGGTCGTGGACGGCACGCTGGACCGCGCGGCGCTGGCGGGCCGGGTGTTCGGTGACGCGGCCGCCCTGGCGGACCTGAACGCCATCACCCATCCCCGCGTCCGCGCGCGCATAGCGGCGCTGGAGGCGCAGGCCGCCGCGCGCGGCGAGCGGGCCGTCGTGCAGGACGTCCCACTGCTGTTCGAGGGTGGGCTGGAGGCGAGCATGGACGCCGTGATCGTCGTGGACGCCCCCCTCTCTCTGCGCGTGCGGCGGGTCATGGAGCGCAGCGGCCTGACCGAGGCCGAGGTCCTGGCCCGCGACGCCCGCCAGATGCCCGCCGAGCAGAAACGCCAGCGCGCCACCGTCGTCATCGAGAACGACCGCGACCTGCCCCACCTTGAAGCGCAGGTGAACGCCGCGCTGCGCCAGCTGGGGCTGGATGGTTGA
- a CDS encoding tetratricopeptide repeat protein — MNQRNMTGGLLGLMLLLAPASAQTAPAAPATPTTPSAAPAAPRPIPAANYVAVGGYYYEQGKYDQAYVAYRAAAELEPNNPAALLGLGRAQVKLRLYSAGISTLQKLIALDSRNFDAYISLSQAFVQQYIGAGDRAVVSANLGESLRVLQDAETLATAQTQNRDVWLSRVWNERGYVYKLQGDAGKAIDAFKQAIVLNSENAILLYNLGDMYYAAGNIPLALDNLQQAVILDPRDPFNRAYYAKLLALSGNVAAAKPEAAQAARLAPKNAYAVGQYGVVSYLAKDSVTARTQLTQAVALDPLRYPEFYFYLGRLALDAGDLKAAREQFTRSSALGSQSAEYAYYLGLSYERGAGAVAPDRLKARENYERAVKLDPRYRDAQDALNRVR, encoded by the coding sequence GTGAATCAACGCAACATGACTGGCGGCCTGCTGGGCCTCATGCTGCTGCTGGCACCCGCCAGCGCACAAACCGCCCCCGCCGCGCCCGCCACCCCCACCACGCCGAGCGCCGCTCCGGCCGCCCCCCGCCCCATTCCCGCTGCGAACTACGTCGCCGTGGGCGGGTACTACTACGAGCAGGGCAAGTACGATCAGGCCTACGTGGCGTACCGCGCCGCCGCCGAACTGGAACCCAACAACCCGGCCGCTCTGCTCGGCCTGGGCCGCGCACAGGTGAAACTGCGCCTGTACAGCGCCGGGATCAGCACGCTGCAGAAACTGATCGCCCTGGACAGTCGCAACTTCGACGCGTACATCTCGCTGTCGCAGGCGTTCGTACAGCAGTACATCGGCGCTGGCGACCGCGCGGTCGTGAGCGCCAACCTGGGCGAATCGCTGCGCGTCCTGCAGGACGCCGAGACGCTGGCCACCGCCCAGACGCAGAACCGGGACGTGTGGCTCAGCCGCGTCTGGAACGAACGCGGGTACGTGTACAAGCTGCAGGGAGACGCGGGCAAGGCCATTGACGCCTTCAAGCAGGCCATCGTCCTGAACAGCGAGAACGCCATCCTGCTGTACAACCTCGGCGACATGTACTACGCCGCCGGGAACATCCCCCTGGCGCTGGACAACCTGCAGCAGGCCGTGATCCTAGATCCCCGCGATCCCTTCAACCGGGCGTACTACGCCAAGTTGCTCGCCCTCAGCGGAAACGTTGCCGCAGCGAAACCCGAAGCGGCGCAGGCCGCGCGACTTGCGCCGAAGAACGCCTACGCCGTCGGGCAGTACGGCGTGGTCAGCTACCTCGCCAAGGATTCCGTCACGGCGCGCACGCAACTCACGCAGGCCGTGGCGCTCGACCCGCTGCGTTACCCCGAGTTCTACTTCTACCTGGGTCGGCTGGCGCTCGACGCGGGCGACCTGAAGGCCGCGCGCGAGCAGTTCACGCGCTCCTCCGCCCTGGGCAGCCAGAGTGCCGAGTACGCGTACTACCTGGGCCTCAGCTATGAGCGGGGCGCCGGGGCCGTCGCCCCGGACCGCCTGAAAGCCCGGGAGAACTATGAGCGGGCCGTCAAACTCGACCCTCGCTACAGGGACGCGCAGGACGCCCTGAACCGCGTTCGCTGA
- a CDS encoding CAP domain-containing protein, whose protein sequence is MQKLILTTLLPLSALLASCGGPSTPSAVGSSVSTGAQSGAVRDAGSQTMSIEEAQILSALNAARAVARTCGGQRFEAAAPVTWNGYLAAAARAHAADMAKRHFFDHVTPDGVKPAQRMEAAGYTDWTKAAENIAAGFVVSNVMQGWIDSPSHCKTLMDPALKEVGIGYTYQPGSPYGTYWVQDFGTR, encoded by the coding sequence ATGCAGAAGTTGATCCTGACCACCCTCCTTCCCCTCAGTGCGCTGCTCGCCTCCTGCGGCGGCCCCAGCACGCCCAGCGCGGTCGGCAGTTCCGTCAGCACCGGCGCCCAGAGCGGCGCGGTGCGCGACGCCGGCAGCCAGACCATGAGCATCGAGGAAGCGCAGATCCTCAGCGCCCTGAACGCCGCGCGCGCCGTGGCCCGCACCTGCGGCGGGCAGCGCTTCGAAGCCGCCGCGCCCGTCACCTGGAACGGCTACCTGGCCGCCGCCGCCCGCGCCCACGCGGCCGACATGGCCAAGCGGCACTTCTTCGACCACGTGACCCCTGACGGCGTGAAGCCCGCCCAGCGCATGGAAGCGGCCGGCTACACGGACTGGACGAAAGCCGCCGAGAACATCGCCGCCGGATTCGTCGTCAGCAACGTCATGCAGGGCTGGATCGACAGCCCCAGCCACTGTAAGACCCTGATGGACCCCGCCCTGAAAGAGGTCGGCATCGGGTACACCTACCAGCCCGGCTCGCCGTACGGCACGTACTGGGTGCAGGACTTCGGCACGCGCTGA
- a CDS encoding ABC transporter ATP-binding protein, with product MALLEIENLSVNYGAIQAVRGLSLTVEEGEVVTLIGANGAGKTTTLRAVSRLLRPVAGSIRFAGRDITRLPADEAVKLGIAQSPEGRQVLARQSVQDNLELGAYTRKGSFRADLNEMYERFPRLGERRDQLAGTLSGGEQQMLAIARAMMSRPKLLLLDEPSLGLAPIIVREIFSIIRELNAQGVTILLVEQNARLAMNASHRTYVLEAGQLTFSGNSAELVNDERVLQAYLGG from the coding sequence ATGGCCCTGCTGGAGATCGAGAACCTCAGCGTGAACTACGGCGCGATCCAGGCGGTGCGCGGCCTGTCCCTGACCGTCGAAGAGGGCGAGGTCGTCACGCTGATCGGCGCGAACGGCGCGGGCAAGACCACCACGCTGCGCGCCGTGTCACGCCTGCTGCGCCCGGTCGCCGGGAGCATCCGCTTCGCGGGGCGGGACATCACGCGTCTTCCCGCCGACGAGGCCGTGAAACTCGGCATCGCGCAGAGTCCCGAGGGTCGTCAGGTGCTGGCGCGGCAGAGCGTGCAGGACAACCTGGAACTCGGCGCATACACCCGGAAGGGCAGCTTCCGCGCGGACCTGAACGAGATGTACGAACGCTTCCCGCGCCTGGGCGAGCGGCGCGACCAGCTGGCGGGGACGCTGTCGGGCGGCGAGCAGCAGATGCTCGCCATCGCGCGGGCCATGATGAGCCGCCCGAAACTGCTGCTGCTGGACGAACCCAGCCTGGGTCTGGCGCCGATCATCGTGCGGGAGATCTTCAGCATCATCCGCGAACTGAACGCGCAGGGCGTCACGATCCTGCTCGTCGAGCAGAACGCGCGCCTCGCCATGAACGCCTCGCACCGCACGTACGTCCTTGAGGCCGGGCAGTTGACCTTCAGTGGGAACAGCGCCGAACTCGTGAACGACGAGCGCGTGCTGCAGGCGTACCTGGGCGGGTAG
- a CDS encoding ABC transporter ATP-binding protein: MTASVPVTTDRNVVLEARNMTRRFGGLIAVNDVSFDVREGEIFGLIGPNGAGKTTLFNLMTGLTPPSSGTLTYRGQTVTGLQPNRVAALGMSRTFQNIRLFRGLTALENVKIAQHTRTRAGLWRGVLGAARAEEAQVERRAWELLDLVGMGDRAGELAANFSYGDQRRLEIARALATEPRVLLLDEPAAGMNTSEKGQLTAFIREVRDRFDLTVLVIEHHVPLVMNLCDRVAVLNFGQLIAMGNPAEVQRDPKVIEAYLGGE; encoded by the coding sequence ATGACCGCCTCCGTGCCCGTCACGACGGACCGGAACGTGGTGCTCGAAGCGCGCAACATGACCCGCCGCTTCGGGGGACTGATCGCCGTGAACGACGTGTCCTTCGACGTACGCGAGGGCGAGATCTTCGGCCTGATCGGCCCGAACGGCGCGGGCAAGACGACGCTGTTCAACCTGATGACCGGCCTCACCCCGCCCTCAAGCGGCACGCTGACGTACCGTGGGCAGACCGTGACGGGACTGCAACCGAACCGCGTGGCGGCCCTCGGGATGAGCCGCACCTTCCAGAACATCCGCCTGTTCCGGGGATTGACCGCGCTGGAGAACGTGAAGATCGCGCAGCACACCCGCACCCGCGCTGGACTGTGGCGGGGCGTGCTGGGCGCCGCCCGCGCCGAGGAGGCGCAGGTGGAACGCCGCGCCTGGGAACTGCTGGACCTCGTGGGCATGGGGGACCGCGCGGGGGAACTCGCGGCGAACTTCAGTTACGGCGACCAGCGCCGCCTTGAGATCGCCCGCGCCCTGGCGACCGAACCGCGCGTGCTGCTGCTCGACGAACCCGCCGCCGGGATGAACACGTCCGAGAAGGGGCAGCTGACCGCGTTCATCCGCGAGGTCCGCGACCGTTTCGACCTGACCGTGCTGGTCATCGAACATCACGTGCCGCTGGTCATGAACCTGTGTGACCGCGTGGCGGTGCTGAACTTCGGGCAGCTGATCGCCATGGGCAACCCGGCCGAGGTGCAGCGCGACCCGAAAGTCATCGAAGCGTACCTGGGAGGCGAATGA